The following coding sequences are from one Daphnia pulex isolate KAP4 chromosome 11, ASM2113471v1 window:
- the LOC124208290 gene encoding uncharacterized protein LOC124208290, with the protein MENICDLQIGKDSFASVRLADRSELFRILPFLENRLPSSCETHILVLSALLTSKPAYGIYFLRNPTSTKNDDYSAIVGIKEEQRLDSYNRIQKVWILGGWSVNESSLLRVYKAIDTIDWKCDIVLAYNRAHQPHPDLLKFFNDRNRIKMPFPLLDRYGIDVSQALEMEIDLPDDVYVKSLEVCHAPLVFETWPYRHLTTLQDVLDEIIYLPSAGIFLKENDKLVTWMMCHPPNGMSRLMTLEPYRRKGYASLVTKYLTKRMAQSGHFPYVNIVAGNSVTGTFFKSLGFRFLGAGHAWVTSPHDPLHDNEIPTNNNAGSP; encoded by the exons ATGGAAAATATTTGCGATCTGCAAATCGGAAAAGATTCTTTCGCTAGCGTACGATTGGCGGATCGTTCAGAGCTATTCCGCATTCTACCGTTCCTCGAAAATCGTTTGCCGTCCTCTTGTGAG ACACACATACTTGTGCTTTCAGCCTTGTTAACTTCTAAACCGGCCTACGGCATTTATTTCCTCCGGAATCCTACCAGTACGAAGAATGACGACTATTCGGCCATCGTTGGAATCAAGGAAGAACAAAGACTCGACAGTTACAACCGAATTCAG AAAGTATGGATCTTAGGGGGTTGGAGCGTGAATGAGAGTTCTTTGCTTCGAGTCTACAAGGCAATCGATACGATCGACTGGAAATGTGATATTGTTTTAGCTTATAATCGAGCCCATCAGCCTCACCCAGACCTTCTCAAATTCTTTAATGACCGCAATCGAATAAAGATGCCATTTCCCTTGTTAGATCGTTACGGAATAGATGTATCTCAAGCGCTGGAGATGGAAATCGA cttACCTGATGACGTATATGTCAAAAGTTTGGAAGTGTGTCACGCTCCACTCGTCTTCGAGACCTGGCCTTACAGGCATTTGACCACTTTGCAGGACGTCCTCGACGAGATCATATATTTGCCTTCCGCCGGAATTTTCCTAAAAGAGAATGACAAACTTGTTACTTGGATGATGTGCCATCCACCAAACGGAATGAGCCGTCTCATGACACTGGAGCCATACCGGAGAAAAGGATACGCCAGTCTGGTGACAAAATACCTGACAAAGCGGATGGCTCAATCCGGACACTTTCCTTATGTCAATATAGTGGCAGGCAATTCTGTAACTggcacatttttcaaaagcctGGGTTTTCGGTTCCTCGGTGCCGGCCATGCGTGGGTAACCTCTCCTCACGATCCTCTTCACGACAACGAGATTCCCACTAATAATAACGCAGGGTCACCATAA
- the LOC124208294 gene encoding uncharacterized protein LOC124208294, whose translation MMSFWCLALAVIASVLAAPATLPAREPKKIVPILKQINQLNDDGSYTFGYEGGDGSFRVETKDTTGFTKGRYGYIDLEGKSHVLEYVAGKEAGSSVGFVPSGALVPIPIVRSISTPEQKALDFQYSSVDDDEDGMPDKVQGQAVSILSPASVPVVIPQQQKIGQFFQQPTFIRTSPAVIVRQQQQPIRKQFTQQDLQFQSVDANEDGIPDQAFPSLSFPIFGGRII comes from the exons atgatgagCTTTTGG TGTTTAGCGCTGGCCGTGATTGCGTCCGTTTTGGCCGCACCGGCTACTTTGCCGGCGAGGGAGCCCAAGAAGATCGTgccaattttgaaacaaattaatcAGCTCAATGACGATGGATCCTATACGTTCGGTTACGAAGGTGGAGATGGATCCTTCCGTGTGGAAACCAAGGACACTACCGGTTTCACCAAAG GACGTTACGGCTACATCGATCTGGAAGGCAAATCCCACGTCCTCG AGTACGTAGCTGGCAAAGAAGCTGGTAGTTCCGTGGGATTCGTTCCCAGTGGGGCTTTGGTTCCTATTCCAATCGTCCGTTCCATCTCCACACCTGAACAGAAAGCGCTGGACTTCCAGTACTCAAGTGTcgatgacgacgaagacgGTATGCCAGACAAAGTTCAGGGACAGGCCGTTTCGATTCTCTCGCCGGCTTCGGTTCCAGTAGTGATCCCGCAGCAGCAGAAGATAGGTCAGTTCTTCCAGCAGCCCACTTTTATCCGGACGTCACCAGCCGTCATCGttcgccagcagcagcagcccatccGCAAGCAGTTCACCCAACAGGATCTTCAATTCCAGAGTGTTGACGCCAATGAAGACGGAATTCCGGACCAGGCGTTCCCATCTCTCAGTTTTCCGATTTTCGGCGGACGgatcatttaa